A part of Loxodonta africana isolate mLoxAfr1 chromosome 11, mLoxAfr1.hap2, whole genome shotgun sequence genomic DNA contains:
- the ACTMAP gene encoding actin maturation protease isoform X2, which translates to MTSPCSSLEPPVLPPSAPTPQASIPPLVPPNSPDVTFLPISSSLQTPFPPPPPLPPPPPALGLAPPHVFGMEKSQLLKEALEKAGPVPTGREDVKRLLKLHKDRFRSDLQWILFCADLPSLIQEGPQCGLVALWMAGTLLAPPNGVPLERLMQVALERGYTAQGEMFSVADMSRLAQEVLGCQAEVLSGGLGSPNRDRVLQHLIAGHLLLIPYDEDFNHEPCQRRGHKAHWAVSAGVLLGVSGVPSLGYAEDPEFSGLFHPVPSMPCQPPPLPEEGSPGAIYLLSKQGKSWHYQLWDYDQVCESNLQLTDFSPSRATDGRLYVVPAGGLRSGLCGQVLLLRLHDASH; encoded by the exons ATGACTTCTCCATGCTCATCTCTAGAGCCCCCAGTCCTTCCTCCCAGCGCCCCTACACCCCAGGCCTCCATTCCACCTCTCGTGCCTCCAAATTCCCCGGATGTAACTTTTCTACCCATTTCCTCGAGTCTCCAGACCCCTTttcccccaccacccccactgcCGCCTCCACCTCCTGCTTTGGGGCTTGCTCCCCCTCACGTCTTCGGCATGGAAAAGAGCCAGCTGCTGAAGGAGGCCTTGGAGAAGGCCGGCCCAGTCCCCACCGGCAGAGAGGATGTGAAGAGACTTCTGAAGCTGCACAAGGACCG TTTCAGAAGTGACCTGCAGTGGATCCTCTTCTGTGCTGATCTGCCGTCCCTCATCCAAGAAGGCCCTCA GTGCGGGCTAGTGGCCTTGTGGATGGCAGGCACTCTCCTGGCGCCCCCCAACGGTGTCCCCTTGGAGAGACTGATGCAGGTGGCACTGGAGAGAGGCTACACCGCCCAGGGGGAGATGTTCTCTG TGGCTGACATGAGTAGGCTGGCCCAGGAGGTCCTGGGCTGCCAAGCTGAGGTGCTCTCCGGTGGCCTGGGCAGCCCCAACAGAGACCGTGTCCTGCAGCACCTCATCGCTGGACACCTCCTGCTCATCCC TTACGACGAGGACTTCAACCATGAGCCATGTCAGAGGAGGGGCCACAAGGCTCACTGGGCGGTGAGCGCAG GGGTCCTGCTGGGTGTGTCAGGTGTGCCGAGCCTTGGCTATGCTGAAGACCCAGAGTTCTCGGGCCTGTTCCACCCTGTGCCCAGTATGCCCTGCCAGCCACCACCTCTGCCAGAGGAAGGCTCTCCGGGAGCCATCTACCTGCTGTCCAAGCAGGGCAAGAGTTGGCACTACCAGCTGTGGGACTACGACCAGGTCTGTGAGAGCAACCTGCAGCTGACAGACTTCTCGCCATCACGGGCCACC
- the ACTMAP gene encoding actin maturation protease isoform X1, with translation MTSPCSSLEPPVLPPSAPTPQASIPPLVPPNSPDVTFLPISSSLQTPFPPPPPLPPPPPALGLAPPHVFGMEKSQLLKEALEKAGPVPTGREDVKRLLKLHKDRFRSDLQWILFCADLPSLIQEGPQCGLVALWMAGTLLAPPNGVPLERLMQVALERGYTAQGEMFSVADMSRLAQEVLGCQAEVLSGGLGSPNRDRVLQHLIAGHLLLIPYPRAVEGAGLGGKGSLGQIIDHSFGLNASASYDEDFNHEPCQRRGHKAHWAVSAGVLLGVSGVPSLGYAEDPEFSGLFHPVPSMPCQPPPLPEEGSPGAIYLLSKQGKSWHYQLWDYDQVCESNLQLTDFSPSRATDGRLYVVPAGGLRSGLCGQVLLLRLHDASH, from the exons ATGACTTCTCCATGCTCATCTCTAGAGCCCCCAGTCCTTCCTCCCAGCGCCCCTACACCCCAGGCCTCCATTCCACCTCTCGTGCCTCCAAATTCCCCGGATGTAACTTTTCTACCCATTTCCTCGAGTCTCCAGACCCCTTttcccccaccacccccactgcCGCCTCCACCTCCTGCTTTGGGGCTTGCTCCCCCTCACGTCTTCGGCATGGAAAAGAGCCAGCTGCTGAAGGAGGCCTTGGAGAAGGCCGGCCCAGTCCCCACCGGCAGAGAGGATGTGAAGAGACTTCTGAAGCTGCACAAGGACCG TTTCAGAAGTGACCTGCAGTGGATCCTCTTCTGTGCTGATCTGCCGTCCCTCATCCAAGAAGGCCCTCA GTGCGGGCTAGTGGCCTTGTGGATGGCAGGCACTCTCCTGGCGCCCCCCAACGGTGTCCCCTTGGAGAGACTGATGCAGGTGGCACTGGAGAGAGGCTACACCGCCCAGGGGGAGATGTTCTCTG TGGCTGACATGAGTAGGCTGGCCCAGGAGGTCCTGGGCTGCCAAGCTGAGGTGCTCTCCGGTGGCCTGGGCAGCCCCAACAGAGACCGTGTCCTGCAGCACCTCATCGCTGGACACCTCCTGCTCATCCCGTATCCCAGAGCTGTGGAGGGGGCAGGGTTGGGTGGCAAAGGGTCCCTGGGCCAAATCATAGACCACAGCTTTGGCCTTAATGCTAGTGCCAGTTACGACGAGGACTTCAACCATGAGCCATGTCAGAGGAGGGGCCACAAGGCTCACTGGGCGGTGAGCGCAG GGGTCCTGCTGGGTGTGTCAGGTGTGCCGAGCCTTGGCTATGCTGAAGACCCAGAGTTCTCGGGCCTGTTCCACCCTGTGCCCAGTATGCCCTGCCAGCCACCACCTCTGCCAGAGGAAGGCTCTCCGGGAGCCATCTACCTGCTGTCCAAGCAGGGCAAGAGTTGGCACTACCAGCTGTGGGACTACGACCAGGTCTGTGAGAGCAACCTGCAGCTGACAGACTTCTCGCCATCACGGGCCACC